Proteins from a genomic interval of Telopea speciosissima isolate NSW1024214 ecotype Mountain lineage unplaced genomic scaffold, Tspe_v1 Tspe_v1.0069, whole genome shotgun sequence:
- the LOC122647506 gene encoding uncharacterized protein LOC122647506, with product MHHCLNNGENGANRIWVFAKDHVNVDVLESHSQFLTLSCAFSGSSNSMFFATVHASCSIIGRNFLWKSLGLLAANVSSPWALCGDFNVVLSPTEKIDGRPPCVASVEDFNEFVIRAALFDAGFEGNSFTWSNGQVGENLVRARLDRVLCNLPWNSSVHHLTKSYFDHAPIWIPVDNFILEIKESSCLALWLKDWNREVFGNIHQNVKTAEDNVAKAEEGERHTRFFHVVVNMKRKKGGIGKIKNAQGEWLLDREGVNGEAIKHFSDIFSSDPTFPDADLLDAIPSIITSEDNDMLTVSLSPRHSRRLKMRFSPFQRKVRRIPMDSPANFLQLAGTLLERMFGQQ from the exons ATGCATCATTGCTTGAATAATGGAGAAAATGGTGCAAACCGAATTTGGGTTTTTGCAAAGGACCATGTGAATGTGGATGTGCTGGAGAGTCACTCTCAATTTCTTACTTTGTCGTGCGCATTCTCGGGATCCAGTAACAGCATGTTTTTTGCGACTGTCCATGCCTCTTGCTCTATTATTGGAAGGAATTTTTTGTGGAAAAGTCTTGGTCTGTTGGCTGCTAATGTTTCTTCCCCATGGGCTCTGTGTGGTGATTTCAACGTCGTACTATCCCCCACGGAGAAAATTGACGGCAGACCTCCATGCGTTGCTTCTGTGGAGGATTTCAATGAGTTTGTGATTAGAGCTGCTTTGTTTGATGCAGGGTTTGAGGGCAATTCTTTTACCTGGTCCAACGGCCAAGTTGGCGAAAATTTAGTCCGAGCGAGACTTGACAGAGTTCTGTGCAATCTTCCTTGGAATTCTTCTGTTCACCACTTGACTAAATCCTATTTTGATCATGCTCCGATTTG GATCCCCGTTGAcaattttattcttgaaattaaAGAATCTTCGTGTCTAGCACTCTGGCTCAAAGACTGGAATAGGGAGGTGTTTGGAAATATTCACCAAAATGTTAAAACTGCTGAAGATAATGTGGCCAAGGCGGAG GAAGGGGAGAGACATACCAGATTTTTCCATGTTGTGGTTAATATGAAACGGAAAAAGGGTGGAAttggtaaaataaaaaatgcccAGGGAGAGTGGCTCCTGGACAGAGAAGGTGTTAATGGGGAAGCTATCAAACATTTCAGTGACATTTTTTCCTCCGATCCTACCTTTCCTGATGCAgacttgttggatgctattccTTCTATAATCACTTCTGAAGATAATGATATGCTTACTGTGAGTCTGTCACCCCGACATTCGAGGAGGCTAAAGATGCGGTTTTCTCCCTTTCAAAGGAAAGTGCGAAGGATCCCGATGGACTCACCGGCCAATTTTTTACAGCTTGCTGGGACATTGTTGGAGCGGATGTTTGGGCAGCAGTGA